The Candidatus Brocadiaceae bacterium genome has a segment encoding these proteins:
- the pheA gene encoding prephenate dehydratase codes for MTLDELRRQVDELDRQIVRLVNERAKVACEIGHLKRRDNNALYVPSREKTVYDNISALNEGPLPDRCLKAVYREIMSGCLALETPLKVAYLGPEGTFTHVAARTKFGDSVSYLPAATLDEVFSEVERGRADHGVVPVENSTGGGIHETLTRFLSSPLKVCAEVLLEIHHALMARCPQEDVRKIYSKGEVLGQTRRWLQEHMPGVALAEMRSTSAAAAQAAAEPDAAAIGSASLAPVHGLRVLADRIEDYAHNATRFFVLGRSMSEPTGNDKTAVLCSVRDKVGALHDLLEPFKEFGINMTKIESFPSPTAPWQYHFFVDFLGHPEHEETQRALQAMEAECVSFKVLGAFARWEG; via the coding sequence ATGACACTGGACGAACTCCGTAGACAGGTGGACGAACTCGACAGGCAGATCGTGCGCCTGGTCAACGAGCGGGCCAAGGTGGCCTGTGAGATCGGCCATCTGAAGAGGCGCGACAACAACGCGCTCTACGTCCCGTCGCGCGAGAAGACCGTCTACGACAACATCTCGGCCCTCAACGAGGGGCCGCTGCCGGACCGGTGTCTGAAGGCCGTCTACCGGGAGATCATGAGCGGGTGCCTGGCGCTGGAGACGCCCCTGAAGGTGGCGTATCTGGGCCCTGAAGGCACCTTTACGCACGTGGCCGCACGGACGAAGTTCGGAGACTCGGTGAGCTACCTGCCGGCCGCCACGCTGGATGAGGTGTTTTCGGAGGTCGAGCGGGGCCGCGCCGATCACGGCGTGGTGCCGGTGGAGAACTCAACCGGCGGAGGGATTCACGAGACGCTCACGCGCTTCCTGTCCAGCCCGCTGAAGGTCTGCGCGGAGGTGCTGCTGGAGATCCACCACGCCCTGATGGCCCGGTGCCCGCAGGAGGACGTGCGAAAGATCTACAGCAAGGGCGAGGTGCTGGGGCAGACGCGGCGATGGCTCCAGGAGCACATGCCCGGCGTGGCGCTGGCCGAGATGCGCAGCACCAGCGCGGCGGCGGCCCAGGCCGCCGCCGAGCCGGACGCCGCCGCCATCGGCAGCGCCAGCCTGGCGCCCGTGCACGGCCTGCGCGTGCTGGCGGACCGCATCGAGGACTACGCGCACAACGCCACGCGGTTCTTCGTGCTCGGGCGGAGCATGAGCGAGCCGACGGGCAACGACAAGACAGCCGTCCTGTGCAGTGTGCGCGACAAGGTCGGGGCGCTCCACGACCTGCTGGAGCCGTTCAAGGAGTTCGGCATCAACATGACGAAGATCGAGTCCTTTCCCTCGCCGACCGCCCCCTGGCAGTACCATTTCTTCGTCGACTTCCTCGGACATCCCGAGCACGAGGAGACGCAACGCGCGCTTCAGGCCATGGAGGCCGAATGCGTCTCCTTCAAGGTGCTCGGCGCATTCGCCCGCTGGGAGGGCTGA
- a CDS encoding triose-phosphate isomerase: MRALFVAGNWKMNLDGAGAVALAGALRNEFGETRAVRIAVFPPFVYLKSVADVLSGSAVAVGGQNMSSEPSGAFTGEVAGSMLLDAGCRYVILGHSERRHVLGESDEFINRKVHRALETGLSPILCVGETLEQREADRTDEVIAGQLESGLQGVSARQMEDLTIAYEPVWAIGTGRTASPEQAQEVHALLRRLLTDAYGAETAEATAIQYGGSVKADNAGRLLSMPDVDGALVGGASLKADSFGGIIHAALNLTR, encoded by the coding sequence ATGAGAGCGTTGTTCGTCGCAGGCAACTGGAAGATGAACCTGGACGGCGCAGGGGCCGTGGCCCTGGCCGGCGCGCTGCGGAACGAGTTCGGCGAGACGCGGGCGGTGCGGATTGCCGTGTTCCCGCCGTTCGTCTATCTGAAGTCCGTCGCCGACGTGCTGTCCGGCAGCGCCGTCGCCGTCGGCGGGCAGAACATGTCCAGCGAGCCCTCCGGCGCCTTCACCGGCGAGGTCGCCGGCTCGATGCTGCTCGACGCGGGCTGCCGCTACGTCATCCTGGGCCATTCGGAACGCCGCCACGTGCTGGGCGAAAGCGACGAGTTCATCAACCGCAAGGTCCACCGCGCGCTCGAGACGGGCCTCTCCCCGATCCTGTGCGTGGGCGAAACGCTCGAACAGCGCGAGGCCGACCGCACCGACGAGGTGATCGCCGGCCAGCTCGAGAGCGGCCTGCAGGGCGTCTCCGCCCGGCAGATGGAGGACCTCACCATCGCCTACGAGCCCGTCTGGGCCATCGGCACCGGGCGCACCGCCTCCCCCGAGCAGGCCCAGGAGGTCCACGCCCTGCTGCGCCGCCTGTTGACCGACGCCTACGGGGCCGAAACGGCCGAGGCCACCGCCATCCAGTACGGCGGCAGCGTCAAGGCGGACAACGCCGGGCGGCTGCTGTCCATGCCCGACGTCGACGGCGCGCTGGTCGGCGGGGCGAGCCTGAAGGCCGACTCCTTCGGCGGCATCATCCACGCCGCCCTGAATCTCACGCGATGA
- the secG gene encoding preprotein translocase subunit SecG, translating to MEPEVLRGLIKKAAVIASFFAVALIFYLLKWRAALVAYVIVVGFLATLAILIQSGKGGGLAASLGGLGVDSMLGSHSATPIAKATYIMLALCLFILILTARLGPAREEVEGIVPVREAPVQLPLGDLPPLTDAPADAGAPADAGAPADAVPADAGAPPAQPESGAAPQPEEAVAND from the coding sequence ATGGAACCTGAGGTACTGCGCGGACTGATCAAGAAGGCGGCCGTGATCGCCTCGTTCTTCGCCGTGGCCCTGATCTTCTACCTGCTGAAATGGCGCGCGGCGCTCGTGGCCTACGTGATCGTCGTCGGCTTCCTGGCCACGCTGGCCATCCTGATCCAGAGCGGCAAGGGAGGCGGCCTGGCCGCGTCCCTGGGCGGCCTCGGCGTCGATTCGATGCTCGGCAGCCATTCGGCCACCCCCATCGCCAAGGCCACTTACATCATGCTGGCCCTGTGCCTCTTCATCCTGATCCTCACGGCGCGCCTGGGCCCCGCGCGCGAGGAGGTCGAGGGGATCGTGCCGGTCAGGGAGGCCCCGGTGCAGTTGCCCCTCGGGGATCTGCCGCCGTTGACCGACGCGCCGGCCGATGCCGGCGCGCCGGCCGATGCCGGCGCCCCGGCCGATGCCGTCCCGGCGGATGCCGGCGCGCCGCCGGCCCAGCCGGAATCGGGTGCGGCCCCGCAGCCGGAAGAGGCGGTCGCCAATGATTAG
- a CDS encoding YicC family protein, with the protein MIRSMTGFGAAEVQAEQWTVRAELRSVNHRDLQVSFRVPDAFGAKEIELQRLIEARARRGHVRLAVSVQVKADQTDVLVDTAQIEGYVRVLKALAERGGVPVQIDLAGLLRLPGVLRDVTTDGELRGRLWPSVLESVEAALAAMVSMRETEGANLAVQLHEVCAAVEAAVARIEVAVPDVTAAYRDRLTERIETLLDGTGVAAGEEALAREVAYFAERADVSEEVARLRSHVAQFRDALDSDEEAVGRRLEFLGQEMLREANTMAAKLPAGDQIRDAMDLKGLIDRVREQVRNVE; encoded by the coding sequence ATGATTAGGAGCATGACGGGGTTCGGGGCCGCCGAGGTGCAGGCGGAGCAGTGGACCGTGCGCGCGGAGCTGCGCTCGGTCAACCACCGCGACCTGCAGGTGTCCTTCCGCGTGCCGGACGCGTTCGGCGCGAAGGAGATCGAACTCCAGAGGCTCATCGAGGCGCGCGCGCGCCGCGGCCACGTGCGCCTGGCGGTCTCCGTGCAGGTCAAGGCGGATCAGACGGACGTGCTGGTGGACACCGCGCAGATCGAAGGGTACGTGCGGGTGCTCAAGGCCCTGGCGGAACGCGGCGGGGTGCCCGTGCAGATCGACCTGGCGGGGCTGTTGCGGCTGCCCGGCGTCCTGCGGGACGTGACGACGGACGGAGAGTTGCGCGGTCGGCTCTGGCCCTCCGTGCTCGAGTCGGTCGAGGCGGCCCTGGCCGCCATGGTCTCGATGCGCGAGACCGAGGGAGCGAACTTGGCCGTGCAGCTCCACGAGGTCTGTGCGGCCGTCGAGGCGGCCGTCGCCCGGATCGAGGTGGCCGTGCCGGACGTGACGGCGGCCTACCGGGACCGGCTGACGGAGCGGATCGAGACGCTGCTGGACGGCACCGGCGTGGCCGCCGGCGAGGAGGCGCTGGCGCGCGAGGTGGCCTACTTCGCCGAGCGGGCGGACGTCAGCGAGGAGGTCGCCCGGCTGCGCAGCCACGTGGCGCAGTTCCGGGATGCGCTCGACAGCGACGAGGAGGCCGTGGGCCGGCGCCTGGAGTTCCTGGGGCAGGAGATGCTGCGCGAGGCGAACACGATGGCGGCCAAGCTGCCGGCCGGCGATCAGATCCGGGACGCGATGGATCTGAAGGGCCTGATCGACCGTGTGCGCGAGCAGGTGCGCAACGTCGAGTAG
- the gmk gene encoding guanylate kinase, which produces MAPKSNRDAAGRLARPGRVFVLSGPSGVGKNTIADRLRARGLAVRAVTATTRAAKPGEQHGRDYLFVSEEEFGRWLREGRLAESTCYVGHRYGTPLASVEAAGASGRPVVLTIDVDGGLQLKRRFPAVTLIFVEPPSEAELRRRLRTRGRDDAETIERRIRRALEECALAADYDFRVVNDDLDTAVETVAEILTQRAGHDETRS; this is translated from the coding sequence TTGGCACCGAAGAGCAACAGAGACGCGGCCGGCCGGCTGGCCCGGCCCGGACGGGTGTTCGTCCTCTCGGGCCCGAGCGGCGTGGGGAAGAACACCATCGCCGACAGGCTGCGTGCGCGCGGCCTGGCGGTGCGCGCCGTGACCGCGACCACGCGGGCGGCCAAGCCCGGCGAGCAGCACGGACGCGACTACCTGTTCGTCAGCGAGGAGGAATTCGGCCGGTGGCTTCGCGAGGGCCGGCTGGCCGAATCCACGTGCTACGTCGGCCACCGCTACGGGACGCCCCTGGCCTCCGTGGAGGCCGCCGGGGCATCGGGCCGGCCCGTCGTGCTGACGATCGACGTGGACGGCGGATTGCAGTTGAAGCGGCGGTTCCCGGCGGTGACGCTCATCTTCGTGGAGCCGCCGTCGGAGGCGGAGTTGCGCCGGAGGCTCCGGACCAGAGGACGCGACGACGCCGAGACCATCGAGCGCCGCATCCGGAGAGCGCTCGAGGAGTGTGCACTGGCGGCGGATTACGACTTCCGCGTCGTCAACGATGACCTCGATACGGCCGTCGAGACGGTGGCCGAGATCCTGACGCAGCGTGCGGGACACGACGAGACACGTTCCTGA
- a CDS encoding phosphopantothenoylcysteine decarboxylase — translation MEPTSSNVILGVTGSIAAYKAAAVVRALTAQGHAVQVVMTASACRLVGPATFRALSGRPVLTEMFAEDAHASLPHISLAEWAHVLAIAPATANVLGKIANGLADDILTCTWMACDCPKVLAPAMNDRMWCSPAVERNCAYLQALEGVTFVGPVEGRLASGRTGMGHMASVQEVVAAVNAALRR, via the coding sequence ATGGAACCCACGAGCAGCAACGTGATCCTGGGCGTGACGGGCAGCATCGCCGCCTACAAGGCCGCCGCCGTCGTGCGCGCCCTCACCGCGCAGGGCCACGCCGTGCAGGTGGTCATGACGGCCTCCGCCTGCCGGCTGGTCGGCCCGGCGACGTTCCGCGCCCTCTCGGGCCGCCCGGTCCTCACTGAGATGTTCGCCGAGGACGCCCACGCGAGCCTGCCCCACATCTCGCTGGCCGAATGGGCGCACGTGCTGGCGATCGCGCCCGCCACGGCCAACGTGCTGGGCAAGATCGCCAACGGCCTGGCCGACGACATCCTCACGTGCACGTGGATGGCCTGCGACTGCCCCAAGGTGCTCGCCCCGGCCATGAACGACCGCATGTGGTGCAGCCCGGCCGTCGAGCGCAACTGTGCCTATCTGCAGGCCCTCGAAGGGGTGACGTTCGTCGGCCCCGTCGAGGGCCGTCTGGCCAGCGGCCGCACCGGCATGGGCCACATGGCGTCCGTCCAGGAGGTGGTGGCGGCCGTCAACGCCGCCCTGCGCCGTTGA
- the dut gene encoding dUTP diphosphatase, with protein MPPNALRVHVRRREGCDDLPLPRYQSPGASGMDLHAAVDGELTIAPGAVALVPTGLHVAVPPGFEAQVRPRSGLALRSMVTVLNAPGTIDSDYRNEVGVILANFGREPFTVTRGMRIAQMVICRACRAELVEVDALDRTERHMGGFGSTGLH; from the coding sequence ATGCCCCCGAACGCCCTCCGCGTGCACGTGCGTCGCCGTGAGGGCTGCGACGACCTGCCCCTGCCGCGCTACCAGAGCCCCGGCGCCAGCGGGATGGACCTGCACGCCGCCGTCGACGGCGAACTGACGATCGCCCCCGGTGCGGTCGCCCTGGTGCCCACCGGCCTGCACGTGGCCGTGCCCCCCGGCTTCGAGGCCCAGGTGCGCCCCCGCAGCGGACTCGCCCTCCGGAGCATGGTCACCGTGCTGAACGCCCCCGGCACCATCGACAGCGACTACCGCAACGAGGTCGGCGTGATCCTGGCCAACTTCGGCCGCGAGCCGTTCACGGTCACACGCGGCATGCGCATCGCCCAGATGGTCATCTGCCGCGCCTGCCGGGCCGAGCTGGTGGAGGTCGACGCCCTGGACCGCACCGAGCGGCACATGGGCGGCTTCGGGTCCACCGGCCTGCACTGA
- a CDS encoding carbohydrate kinase has translation MTARLSEALARLPQAHVAVCGDFCLDAYWDIDPDEGEVSVETGLPVRRVRTQDYSPGGAANVVANLCALGVGEVHVVGLAGDDVFGPLLRRILSEAGADVSGLLDGGPGWQTMVFGKPHVGGVEQNRIDFGGFNEPSAGAADALAGALDAAARRCTAVVLNQQVPGGTCPPGVIERLNAVVAAHPAPAFLVDSRDRAALYRGGSLKVNAHEAARLCGRPRPLGVPVPREEAQACARELCGRTGRPAFVTCGADGICVADGGRLDHVPGIALEGPLDPVGAGDTAVAALAAVMGSGGDARTAALVANLAAAVTVRKLHTTGTATPAEIRALAARAGAGAG, from the coding sequence ATGACCGCCCGGCTGTCGGAGGCCCTGGCCCGCCTTCCGCAGGCGCACGTCGCCGTCTGCGGCGACTTCTGCCTGGACGCCTACTGGGACATCGACCCGGACGAGGGCGAGGTGAGCGTGGAGACCGGCCTGCCCGTGCGCCGCGTGCGCACGCAGGACTACAGCCCCGGCGGCGCGGCCAACGTGGTCGCCAACCTCTGCGCGCTCGGCGTGGGCGAGGTGCACGTGGTCGGCCTGGCGGGCGACGACGTCTTCGGCCCCCTCCTCCGCCGCATCCTCTCCGAGGCCGGCGCGGACGTCTCCGGCCTGCTCGACGGCGGACCGGGCTGGCAGACGATGGTTTTCGGCAAGCCGCACGTCGGCGGCGTCGAACAGAACCGCATCGACTTCGGAGGGTTCAACGAGCCGTCCGCCGGGGCCGCCGATGCGCTCGCCGGGGCGCTCGACGCGGCGGCGCGCCGCTGTACGGCCGTGGTGCTGAACCAGCAGGTGCCCGGCGGGACGTGCCCGCCCGGCGTCATCGAGCGTCTCAACGCCGTGGTGGCCGCCCACCCGGCGCCCGCGTTCCTGGTCGATTCGCGCGACCGCGCCGCGCTCTACCGCGGCGGCTCGCTGAAGGTCAACGCGCACGAGGCGGCCCGGCTGTGCGGACGTCCGCGCCCGCTCGGCGTGCCCGTGCCCCGCGAGGAGGCGCAGGCGTGCGCGCGCGAACTGTGCGGACGCACCGGCCGGCCCGCGTTCGTCACGTGCGGCGCCGACGGCATCTGCGTGGCGGACGGCGGGCGCCTCGATCACGTGCCCGGCATCGCCCTGGAGGGGCCGCTGGATCCGGTCGGGGCGGGCGACACGGCCGTGGCCGCCCTGGCGGCCGTCATGGGCTCCGGCGGCGATGCGCGCACGGCCGCCCTCGTGGCCAACCTGGCCGCCGCCGTCACCGTCAGGAAGCTGCACACCACCGGCACGGCCACGCCCGCCGAGATACGCGCCCTGGCGGCGCGCGCGGGCGCGGGCGCAGGTTGA